CAGGCAACTTCGTCGTCACCCTCCGCGAGCTCCCGGGGATATTCTATTTCATCCCCTTCATTGTCTTCGTTCTGTTCCTCCTCACGGTGAAGAGGCGGAAGAGAGGCGTTACGCCCTTTGAGGTCAGGTTCGAGCCGGAGATGACCTACGATTCCATAGAGGGCACTCCCGCGGAGAGGGTCATAAAGATGTACAAAAACGTTGTCGCAGGCCTCGTGATGAAGGGCTATCCATATCAGAAGAGCTGGACCCACTGGGAGCACGAGGCGAAGCTGCGGGAGATATTTCCCGACTTGGAAGACCTCGACGTCCTCACGAGGATATTCGAGAAGGCCAAGTACGCGGAGAGGCTCAGAGAGGATGACGTTAAACTCGCACGGGAGAGCTATGAGAGGCTTATGACGTTTCTGAGGTAGGTTTAAAAAGCGGTCGAATTAGAAGCCCCTAAACACAAGATGAAAGGTGATGCTCATGCTCGTTGAGACCCAGGAAGAGACCCCTGAGATAAGGGAGCGCCTTCACCGCGTCGGAATCACCAACCTGCGCACCGTGGCGAGAATAAACTGGAAGGGGAGGGTGTACACCTTCCTGCCCGTCTTCGAGATAACCATCGACGTCCCCGAGGAGAAGAAGGGAATACACATGAGCAGGCTCGTGGAGAGCATAACCGAGGCCATGAGCGAGGCGGTCGAGGAGGAGGTCATGCAGGCCCACACCTCCCTTGAGGAGCTCGGCAGGTGTGTTATACGCCGCCTTGAGGGCAAGCATCCGCACAGGCGTGCCGAGGTCTGGATAAAGACCCACCTCATAATACCTCGCCAGACCCCCGCGAGCGGAAAGACGACCTACGAGCCCTACGACGTCGAGGTGGGCGTGATAAAAAACGAGGACGGCTCCTTTGGAAAGGTTCTCCGCGTCAAGGTGATAGGCAACACGGCCTGCCCGCACGCGATGGCGAACAACGATGGGAAGACCCACATCCAGAGGGCGATAGGCGAGCTTGAGGTAAGGACGGCCTTCGACGAGGAGATAGCCCTTGAGGACATGATAGACGTCGTCGAGAGCTCCTTCAGCCACCCGACCTACACGCTGCTCAAGACCATAGACGAGAACGCCGTCGTCCAGGGGATGCACCGCAACCCGAAGTTCGTTGAGGATGTGGCGCGCGAGATATTCGCCAAGGCCAAGGAGCGCTTTAACGGCAAAATCCACGTGCGCGTAATCAGCAACGAGAGCATCCACAAGCACGACGTCATAGCGGAGACGTGGAGCTGATTTTCCACAACTTTTTGGTGGCGGAGATGAAGCTCGTCCACGACCCCATACACGGCCACATCGAGCTCGATGACTTCGCCCTCAGGCTCGTGGACACGCCCGAGTTTCAGAGACTCAGGAGGATAACCCAGCTGGGCCTGGCTTTTCTCGCATATCCCTCTGCTAAGCACACGCGCTTCGAGCACTCCCTCGGAACTTTCTATCTGGCGAAGAGAATAGCTGGATACAACCCCGGAATTGAGGAGGGTGCCGTTTAC
The Thermococcus radiotolerans genome window above contains:
- a CDS encoding DUF4129 domain-containing protein; the encoded protein is MERIKSLYWALFASFIIVSMLLGRTAVHGGTTVFNFEWVFFFANLFLFAAAGYVLKMLLEGKFERGMRRTKRGNVLAGAITLLAIFVALKLLFEKKPESLVNGGKVGETLSGVWYNVTSGNFVVTLRELPGIFYFIPFIVFVLFLLTVKRRKRGVTPFEVRFEPEMTYDSIEGTPAERVIKMYKNVVAGLVMKGYPYQKSWTHWEHEAKLREIFPDLEDLDVLTRIFEKAKYAERLREDDVKLARESYERLMTFLR
- a CDS encoding GTP cyclohydrolase IV, with the protein product MLVETQEETPEIRERLHRVGITNLRTVARINWKGRVYTFLPVFEITIDVPEEKKGIHMSRLVESITEAMSEAVEEEVMQAHTSLEELGRCVIRRLEGKHPHRRAEVWIKTHLIIPRQTPASGKTTYEPYDVEVGVIKNEDGSFGKVLRVKVIGNTACPHAMANNDGKTHIQRAIGELEVRTAFDEEIALEDMIDVVESSFSHPTYTLLKTIDENAVVQGMHRNPKFVEDVAREIFAKAKERFNGKIHVRVISNESIHKHDVIAETWS